A genome region from Streptomyces antimycoticus includes the following:
- the trpS gene encoding tryptophan--tRNA ligase: MTETKTARRRIFSGIKPSGHLTLGNYLGAVRRWVQEDQHRADALFCVVDLHALTVEHDPARVRRLTRQAATLLLASGLDPEQCTLFVQSQVDEHARLSYLMECTATDGEMRRMIQYKEKAVREQARGRSVRLSLLTYPALMAADILAYGTHDVPVGEDQTQHVELARDLAQRFNQRYGPVFTVPRATQPRVSARVMDLQDPTSKMGKSHAETAGIVYLLDEPDAVRKKIMRAVTDSGTEVRYDRTEQPGVANLLDVLASCTDGKPEVLAEEFSSYGALKGATAEAVLEVLRPLQARHAELCADPTYMDGVLRAGAERARGLARPRVDEAYAAVGLLPPA; the protein is encoded by the coding sequence ATGACGGAGACGAAGACGGCACGGCGCCGGATCTTCAGTGGGATCAAACCGAGTGGGCATCTGACCCTCGGCAACTACCTCGGGGCCGTACGCCGGTGGGTTCAGGAGGACCAGCACCGTGCCGACGCGCTGTTCTGCGTCGTCGATCTGCACGCGCTCACGGTCGAACACGACCCGGCGCGGGTGCGGCGGCTCACCCGCCAGGCCGCGACACTGCTGCTGGCCTCGGGGCTCGATCCCGAGCAGTGCACGCTGTTCGTCCAGAGCCAGGTGGATGAGCACGCGCGGCTGTCCTATCTCATGGAGTGCACGGCCACCGACGGCGAGATGCGGCGGATGATCCAGTACAAGGAGAAGGCCGTGCGGGAGCAGGCGAGAGGGCGGAGCGTACGGCTGTCGCTGCTCACCTATCCGGCGCTGATGGCGGCCGACATCCTCGCCTATGGCACGCATGACGTGCCCGTCGGCGAGGACCAGACGCAACATGTCGAGCTCGCCCGGGATCTGGCGCAGCGGTTCAACCAGCGGTACGGACCGGTCTTCACCGTTCCCCGGGCCACTCAGCCGCGGGTCTCGGCGCGGGTGATGGATCTGCAGGACCCCACCTCGAAGATGGGGAAGTCGCATGCGGAGACGGCGGGCATCGTCTATCTGCTCGATGAGCCGGATGCGGTGCGGAAGAAGATCATGCGGGCCGTCACCGACAGCGGAACCGAGGTGCGGTACGACCGGACGGAGCAGCCGGGGGTGGCCAACCTGCTGGATGTGCTCGCGTCGTGCACCGATGGAAAGCCGGAGGTGCTGGCCGAGGAGTTCAGCTCGTACGGGGCGCTGAAGGGTGCCACGGCGGAGGCGGTGCTGGAGGTGCTGCGGCCGCTTCAGGCCCGGCACGCGGAGCTGTGCGCCGACCCCACTTATATGGACGGGGTGCTGCGGGCCGGGGCCGAGCGGGCGCGCGGGCTGGCCCGGCCCCGGGTGGACGAGGCGTATGCGGCGGTCGGGCTGCTGCCGCCTGCCTGA
- a CDS encoding SulP family inorganic anion transporter — protein sequence MRNSLLDRFRGAGGTSGSSGAGTFRADFTASLVVFLVAVPLCVGVAVASGVPAELGLITGIVGGLVTGFLPGSSLQVSGPAAGLTVLVYEAVEQYGVAALGVLVLISGLLQLTMGALGLGRWFRAISVAVVQGMLAGIGLVLIAGQLYALADAKAPTSGLDKIFGIPELIGDVAGSGDALKAVAVGVGTIAVLVLWPRFRKGAKVLPAPLAAVALATASTVIFDLPIARVEVKGLLDAIQPPGGGEFQALAEVGVIGTVLAFTLIASAESLFSAAAVDRLHDGPRTNYDKELMAQGAGNAVCGVLGALPMTAVIVRSAANVHAGAKTKASRVLHGVWLLIFAVLFPSALGIIPVATLAGVLVYSGWKLIPTKDLVPLWRTHRGEAIILVVTAGAIVITNMFEGVIIGLLMAVAKTAWETSHVHVEVSGREDGDGAGDKPLHVRVRGHATFLRLPKLLDELEGLPREREVELDLTGLRHVDHACEMALATWTERHNAVVKRDAAVEEQVPA from the coding sequence ATGCGAAACTCTCTCCTTGACCGTTTCCGTGGTGCCGGAGGCACCTCAGGCTCATCCGGCGCCGGAACATTCCGCGCCGACTTCACCGCTTCTCTCGTCGTCTTCCTCGTCGCCGTGCCCCTGTGCGTGGGGGTGGCGGTGGCCTCGGGTGTTCCGGCCGAGCTCGGCCTGATCACCGGCATCGTCGGCGGGCTGGTCACCGGTTTCCTGCCGGGCAGCAGCCTGCAGGTCTCCGGCCCGGCCGCCGGTCTGACCGTGTTGGTGTACGAGGCCGTGGAGCAATACGGCGTCGCCGCACTCGGCGTTCTCGTCCTGATCTCCGGACTGCTGCAGCTGACCATGGGCGCGCTCGGCCTCGGCCGCTGGTTCCGGGCGATCTCCGTCGCCGTGGTGCAGGGCATGCTCGCGGGCATCGGCCTCGTGCTGATCGCCGGGCAGCTCTACGCGCTCGCCGATGCCAAGGCGCCGACCAGCGGGCTCGACAAGATCTTCGGCATTCCGGAGCTCATCGGGGACGTGGCCGGTTCCGGCGACGCTCTGAAGGCGGTCGCCGTGGGCGTCGGCACCATCGCCGTCCTGGTGCTGTGGCCGCGTTTCCGCAAGGGCGCCAAGGTGCTGCCCGCGCCGCTGGCGGCCGTCGCGCTCGCCACGGCCTCGACCGTGATCTTCGACCTGCCGATCGCGCGGGTCGAGGTCAAGGGTCTGCTGGACGCCATCCAGCCGCCCGGCGGCGGTGAGTTCCAGGCGCTCGCCGAGGTGGGCGTCATCGGCACCGTGCTCGCCTTCACGCTGATCGCCTCGGCCGAGAGCCTGTTCAGCGCCGCGGCCGTGGACCGGCTGCACGACGGTCCGCGCACCAACTACGACAAGGAGCTCATGGCGCAGGGCGCGGGCAACGCGGTGTGCGGTGTCCTCGGCGCCCTGCCGATGACCGCGGTGATCGTGCGGAGCGCGGCCAATGTGCACGCCGGCGCCAAGACGAAGGCGTCACGGGTGCTGCACGGTGTGTGGCTGCTCATCTTCGCGGTGCTCTTCCCGTCGGCCCTGGGCATCATCCCGGTCGCGACGCTCGCCGGTGTGCTGGTGTACTCCGGCTGGAAGCTGATCCCGACCAAGGACCTGGTGCCGCTGTGGCGGACCCACCGCGGTGAGGCGATCATCCTGGTCGTCACCGCCGGCGCGATCGTGATCACCAATATGTTCGAGGGCGTGATCATCGGTCTGCTGATGGCCGTGGCCAAGACGGCCTGGGAGACCTCGCATGTGCATGTCGAGGTCAGCGGGCGCGAGGACGGCGACGGTGCCGGCGACAAGCCCCTGCACGTCCGGGTGCGCGGTCACGCGACCTTCCTGCGGCTGCCCAAGCTGCTGGACGAGCTGGAGGGGCT